In Aegilops tauschii subsp. strangulata cultivar AL8/78 chromosome 3, Aet v6.0, whole genome shotgun sequence, one genomic interval encodes:
- the LOC141020991 gene encoding uncharacterized protein, with protein MVAAIFGPRSANLNQNVLTKLKAVYTLVEQLYTGSQRALAVVALSNEVPTHLAEVLRRLAVLPQRVQELRRASARAGAIAALSRAKAFLPELDPADIALGYPSLKEDGTPFDQKDFAACVKIVRPVATLIGNDTDLTKYQPGYDAKNQRIPTPRYEAINLVPPTRKHTFAPEIDPARLIDEEAQFEALSGIDWKSSTFQVLGTAGGAERDEPEVSTRQAS; from the exons atggtcgccgcaatcttcg gtcccagaagcgccaacctcaatcagaacgtgctgaccaagctgaaggccgtgtacaccctggtggagcaactctacaccgggtcacagcgcgctttggccgtggtggccctatccaatgaggttccgactcacctggcggaagtacttcgccggctggccgttcttcctcagcgtgttcaagagctgcgacgggcctctgcaagagccggagccatagctgctctgagccgggccaaggctttccttccagagctagacccggcggacattgcacttggttaccccagcttgaaggaagacggcacccctttcgaccaaaaggactttgctgcctgtgtgaagatcgtgcgcccggttgccaccctgattgggaatgacactgatctgaccaagtaccagccgggctacgatgcaaagaatcagaggatccccactccgcgttatgaagctatcaacttagtcccgccgactcgtaagcacacctttgccccggaaattgacccggccaggttaattgacgaggaagctcaatttgaagctttgagcggcattgactggaaatcgtcaaccttccaggtcttgggaacagccggaggagcggagagggatgagccggaagtttcgacccggcaagcatcttga